CTCAGCGCCGAGGAGGCACCCGACGAGGAGCCCGACACCGAGGAGCTCGGCCGGCTCGCCGACGCGGCCAGGACCTGCCGGGCCCAGGAGATGGATGCCCGCCTGGCGCTGCGGACCGCCGAGGAGCGCGCCCGGGCGCTGGCCGGGCGGGCCGACAGCCTGATGCGGTCGGCGCAGGCCGAGCGTGAGGCCCGTGCCCGGGCGGCTGCCCGTCGCGAGCGGCTCCGGCGGGAGGGTCGTGCCGCCGAGGCGGTCACGCGGGGCGTCACCGTGGTGCTGCAGCGGCTCGAGGTCTCGATCGCGGCTGCCGCCCAGCAGCGCACCGACGTCGAGGAGTCCCGCCGTGGCCGCGAGCAGGAGCTGATGGCGGTCCGCGCCCGGCTGCGCGACCTCGGCAAGGAGCACGACGAGCTGGTCACCACCGTCCACCGTGACGAGATGGCCCGCGCCCAGCAACGGATGCGCATCGAGCAGCTCGAGGAGCGGGCGCTCGAGGAGCTCGGTCTCGACCCCGAAGCCCTGGTCGGCGACTACGGCCCCGACCAGCTGGTGCCGCCGGTGCTCGGCCCGGACCACGAGGGGGAGGCCCCCGAGCCGGTGCCGTTCGTGCGCGAGGAGCAGCAGAAGCGGCTCCGCGCGGCCGAGCGGGCCCTGGCCACCCTCGGCCGGGTGAACCCACTGGCGCTGGAGGAGTTCACCGCGCTGGAGGAGCGGCACAAGTTCCTCACCGAGCAGCTCGAGGACCTCCGCAAGACCCGCAAGGACCTGCTCGACATCGTCCGCGAGGTCGACGACCGCGTCCAGCAGGTCTTCACCGAGGCGTGGGAGGACGTGCGCGCCGCGTTCGACTCGGTGTTCTCGCGGCTGTTCCCGGGGGGAGAGGGCAGGCTGGTGCTGACCGACCCCTCGGACATGCTCACCACCGGCATCGAGGTCGAGGCCCGGCCGCCGGGCAAGAAGGTCAAGCGGCTCTCCCTGCTCTCCGGCGGAGAAAGGTCGCTGGTGGCGGTCGCCTTCCTGGTCGCGCTGTTCAAGGCCCGGCCGTCGCCCTTCTACATCCTCGACGAGGTGGAGGCAGCCCTCGACGACACCAACCTCGGCCGGCTCCTGGAGATCTACGAAGAGCTGCGCGAGAACAGCCAGCTGCTCGTGATCACCCACCAGAAGCGGACGATGGAGGTCGGCGACGCGCTCTACGGCGTCACCATGCGCGGCGACGGGGTCTCGGCGGTGATCTCCCAGCGGCTGCGCGAGACGGCGGGGTCGTCGCCGGCATGAGCACCCCCCGGGCGCCCCGGCCGACGCGGGGAGACTTCGCCGCCTGGCGTCTGGCCACCACCCGGTGGGCCGACGATGACATCTACGGGCACATGAACAACGCGACGTACTTCGAGCTGATCGACACCGCCGTGAACGCGCACCTGCTCGAGGCCACCGGCACCGATATCCGCGTCCAGCGCGCGATCGGGGTGGTCGCAGAGGTCTCCTGCCGCTACTTCCGTGAGATCGGCTTCCCCGACCCGGTCGACGTCGGACTGGCCGTGGAGCGGCTCGGCACCTCGTCGGTGACCTATCGGATCGGCATCTTCCAGGGACCCGGCGAGGAGGCGGCCGCCGAGGGCCGCTTCGTGCACGTGTACGTCGACAACGCCGGCGGGCCGGGGGAGCGGCCGGTGTGCCCGGTGCCCGCGGAGATCCGCGCCGCTGTCGAGCCGCTCGTCCGCGGCTGACCGGCGGAGGGCCACGGCCGGAACCGGCGCCGGGGGAGAGGTCCAGGGACGAACGGCCTGAGGCCCGTTCACCACGGGCTGTCATGATGGGTCGGTCCGCGTCACCTCTCGGAAGGTCAGTCCCGTTGCTCAGCATCCTGTTCGCCATGCTCGTGATCCTCGCGCTCGCCGGGACGGTCGTGGTCTACGTCGCCTTCCCGCACCGCGGTGAGCAGGTGCCCCACGCCCCGGGTCTCGCGGAGGCGATGCGCCGCGGGGTGAACGCGCTGCCGACGCTGGACAACCAGCGCGAGCGTGAGCACCAGCACCACTGACGCCAGGCGGTCGTCAGGACCGCCCCTCCCGTCCCTCGCACCGCGGTGCGGACCGGCCGTCTCGACGTCGGTCCCGCGCCCGGTCGCGCTCTGTCCCGGCGCCCTCCGGGCCCCCCTTCTCGTCTGATTGGATGCACCCGTGGAGTACCTCTGGCTGATCGTCGCCGTCGCTGT
The DNA window shown above is from Nocardioides mesophilus and carries:
- a CDS encoding acyl-CoA thioesterase; the protein is MSTPRAPRPTRGDFAAWRLATTRWADDDIYGHMNNATYFELIDTAVNAHLLEATGTDIRVQRAIGVVAEVSCRYFREIGFPDPVDVGLAVERLGTSSVTYRIGIFQGPGEEAAAEGRFVHVYVDNAGGPGERPVCPVPAEIRAAVEPLVRG